In Holophagales bacterium, one DNA window encodes the following:
- a CDS encoding pyridoxal-phosphate dependent enzyme: MPTLGLETEIVDREVLARSVERCRQEGVLLPTFAELADPHRVPPARRAKLADVHPDTPSPWNLWRVHWYNPAERGAGLRAVPDYLELPESLTGVAARIVVLPADRFPMIHAHKVLAAYACLAPRLVTGQFDPTRHKAIWPSTGNYCRGGVAISRIMGCRGVAVLPEGMSRERFAWLERWVADPADIVRTPGTESNVKEIYDRCAELDRDPGNIVFNQFAEFGNYLGHYLATGRALGHVFETLAEREPGLRLRAFVSASGSAGTLAAGDYLKEQFGARIVAAEALECPTLLENGFGAHNIQGIGDKHIPFIHNVMNTDFVAAVSDRATDALDVLFNSAAGRAHLAHRGVPEALVAQLPRLGFSSICNVLAAIMTAKHLGLGREDVLVTVATDSAAMYGSEREMTLSRDYAEGFERPEAAEVFGRYLAGARPDTFLELTERDRRRIFNLGYFTWVEQQGVTIEQFSARRNQAFWRGLRDLVPAWDARIAEVNARTGLATA; encoded by the coding sequence ATGCCCACGCTTGGACTGGAAACCGAGATCGTCGACCGCGAAGTGCTCGCCCGCAGCGTCGAGCGTTGCCGCCAGGAGGGCGTGCTCCTCCCCACCTTCGCCGAGCTGGCCGACCCGCACCGCGTCCCGCCGGCCCGTCGCGCGAAGCTCGCCGACGTCCACCCGGACACGCCCTCGCCGTGGAACCTCTGGCGTGTCCACTGGTACAACCCGGCGGAGCGCGGTGCCGGCCTGCGCGCGGTGCCCGACTACCTCGAGCTCCCCGAGAGCCTCACCGGCGTCGCCGCGCGGATCGTCGTGCTCCCGGCCGATCGCTTTCCGATGATCCACGCCCACAAGGTGCTCGCCGCCTACGCCTGCCTCGCACCGCGGCTGGTCACCGGACAGTTCGACCCGACGCGCCACAAGGCGATCTGGCCGTCGACCGGCAACTACTGTCGCGGCGGCGTGGCGATCTCACGCATCATGGGCTGCCGCGGTGTCGCGGTGCTCCCCGAAGGGATGAGCCGCGAGCGTTTCGCCTGGCTCGAGCGCTGGGTGGCCGACCCCGCCGACATCGTCCGCACGCCCGGCACCGAAAGCAACGTCAAGGAGATCTACGACCGCTGCGCCGAGCTCGATCGCGACCCCGGCAACATCGTCTTCAACCAGTTCGCCGAGTTCGGCAACTACCTCGGCCACTACCTCGCCACCGGACGGGCGCTCGGCCATGTCTTCGAGACGCTCGCCGAGCGCGAGCCCGGCCTGCGGCTGCGCGCCTTCGTCTCGGCCAGCGGCTCGGCCGGCACGCTCGCCGCCGGCGACTACCTCAAGGAGCAGTTCGGCGCGCGGATCGTCGCCGCCGAGGCGCTCGAGTGCCCGACGCTGCTCGAGAACGGCTTCGGCGCGCACAACATCCAGGGGATCGGCGACAAGCACATCCCGTTCATCCACAACGTGATGAACACCGATTTCGTCGCCGCGGTCTCCGATCGCGCGACCGACGCCCTCGACGTCCTCTTCAACTCCGCTGCCGGTCGCGCCCATCTCGCCCACCGCGGGGTGCCGGAGGCCCTGGTCGCGCAGCTGCCGCGGCTTGGGTTCTCGTCGATCTGCAACGTGCTGGCTGCCATCATGACCGCCAAGCACCTGGGCCTCGGGCGAGAGGACGTCCTCGTCACCGTCGCCACCGACAGCGCGGCGATGTACGGCAGCGAGCGCGAAATGACGCTCTCGCGCGACTACGCCGAGGGCTTCGAGCGGCCGGAGGCGGCCGAGGTCTTCGGTCGCTATCTCGCCGGCGCGCGACCCGACACCTTCCTCGAGCTCACCGAACGCGATCGGCGGCGCATCTTCAACCTCGGCTACTTCACCTGGGTCGAGCAGCAGGGGGTGACCATCGAGCAGTTCAGCGCCCGCCGCAACCAAGCGTTCTGGCGCGGGCTGCGCGATCTCGTCCCGGCCTGGGACGCGCGCATCGCCGAGGTCAACGCACGCACCGGCCTGGCGACGGCCTGA
- a CDS encoding knotted carbamoyltransferase YgeW, whose protein sequence is MSPSEPLRPLVEKLAAQDLSGLHGRSLLATQDWSRDEIDRLCEVADLFQRLDRAGVDLALFPRELHLALFFDASTRTKSSWAGAAARLGASPVILEGGSTQVSHGETPEETGAMLGMNAHALGIRHDLILGEGNKFQRGVQKGIADYLVATEDARQVPVVNLQCDVDHPTQALADLCFLRERFGGELAGRTIAVSWAYSPSYAKPLSVPQGLLTLMTRFGMHVRLAHPPGYDLIPETVAAAHANAAQHGGSLAFCSSMEEAFADADVVYPKSWGPYDLMLERVGAWKGGDAAKMKEIESRALARNASHRDWICDAAKMAATRGGAAQYMHCLPADIGAEVSAEVMERFRFDLARQANKKPFVIMAALALAKEPRLAARLAERLAALPAR, encoded by the coding sequence TTGAGCCCGTCCGAACCCCTTCGTCCACTCGTCGAGAAGCTCGCTGCACAGGATCTTTCCGGCTTGCACGGCCGGAGCCTCCTCGCCACCCAGGACTGGAGCCGTGACGAGATCGACCGGCTCTGCGAGGTCGCCGACCTCTTCCAGCGGCTCGATCGCGCCGGCGTCGATCTCGCGCTCTTCCCGCGCGAGCTCCACCTCGCCCTCTTCTTCGACGCCTCGACGCGCACCAAGTCGAGCTGGGCCGGTGCGGCGGCACGTCTCGGCGCCAGCCCGGTGATCCTCGAGGGCGGCTCGACGCAGGTGTCGCACGGCGAGACGCCGGAGGAGACCGGCGCCATGCTCGGCATGAACGCTCATGCCCTCGGCATCCGCCACGACCTGATCCTCGGCGAGGGCAACAAGTTCCAGCGCGGTGTCCAGAAGGGGATCGCCGACTATCTCGTGGCCACGGAGGACGCGCGCCAGGTGCCGGTGGTCAACCTGCAGTGCGACGTCGACCATCCGACGCAGGCGCTCGCCGACCTCTGCTTCCTGCGCGAGCGGTTCGGCGGCGAGCTCGCCGGGCGGACGATCGCGGTGAGCTGGGCCTACTCGCCGAGCTATGCGAAGCCGCTCTCGGTGCCACAGGGTCTGCTGACCCTGATGACCCGCTTCGGCATGCACGTCCGCCTGGCGCATCCGCCGGGCTACGACCTGATCCCGGAGACGGTCGCGGCGGCGCATGCCAACGCGGCGCAGCACGGTGGCAGCCTCGCCTTCTGTTCGTCGATGGAGGAGGCGTTCGCCGACGCCGACGTCGTCTATCCGAAGAGCTGGGGTCCGTACGACCTGATGCTCGAGCGCGTCGGCGCCTGGAAGGGGGGCGACGCCGCGAAGATGAAGGAGATCGAGAGCCGGGCTCTGGCGCGCAACGCCTCGCACCGCGACTGGATCTGCGACGCCGCGAAGATGGCGGCGACGCGCGGCGGCGCGGCGCAGTACATGCACTGCCTGCCGGCCGACATCGGCGCCGAGGTGAGCGCGGAGGTGATGGAGCGCTTCCGTTTCGATCTCGCCCGCCAGGCCAACAAGAAGCCGTTCGTCATCATGGCCGCTCTCGCCCTCGCCAAGGAGCCTCGCCTGGCGGCGCGTCTCGCCGAGAGACTGGCCGCGCTCCCGGCCCGCTGA
- a CDS encoding RND transporter, whose translation MPDPAPTPPRPAAPSLLLPLFASLTLGLAPFRPEPHVVEKLRWLATGQAFRAIDVVDLTLHGSPWLWLGVAIAWRFRSRQGAGAPGNR comes from the coding sequence ATGCCCGATCCGGCCCCGACCCCGCCACGCCCCGCGGCGCCGTCGCTGCTGCTGCCGCTCTTCGCCAGCCTGACGCTCGGCCTCGCACCGTTCCGTCCCGAGCCTCACGTCGTCGAGAAGCTGCGCTGGCTCGCCACCGGCCAGGCGTTCCGTGCCATCGACGTCGTCGACCTGACGCTTCACGGCTCCCCGTGGCTCTGGCTCGGCGTGGCGATCGCCTGGCGATTCCGTTCCCGCCAGGGCGCCGGCGCACCCGGGAACCGCTGA
- a CDS encoding glutamate synthase translates to MAELTPYPFGALAARMFRELERQQAIFDLPAKRFYAGDARHDFSVTLHGRRLASPLGPAAGPHTQMAQNLVLGWLAGARVFELKTVQVRDDLAIARPCIDMRTVGFNSEWSQELRLAQSLEEYVKGAMLIELLRASGRVPLAGGFAEPPVFDLSLGYDLAGVRSEPMRAFVGALRDASPVVERLRREIPSELGALRDLDFPADLTGTVTLSTFHGCPPEEIERIAEFVLRELGMHCVVKLNPTLLGAAAVHELLHDALGYGELRVPAAAFTRDLVWERAVEMVGRLRETAAGVGRGFGIKLTNTLVVENSTGFLPESEREVYLSGPPLHVLAMHLARRFRRLFGGALPISFSAGIDAANYPDAAALGLVPVTVCTDLLKKGGYGRLPAYHARLAARFDDVGAEDLETFAVRAFGQGVAALDRCGLAPDDPAGERCRRAVVEGGDLRGVAGPDLFRRWLESAWVTNTEAYVERVTADSRYASARHAKGPAKIGRHLQLFDCVSCDLCVPVCPNDANFVYGGGPEEIPVLRLVRQGSGWLAVAGEPLRLTERHQIGNFADFCNDCGNCDVFCPEDGGPYRVKPRFFASELAYTADAPRDGFLLDRRAGSERVRGRFDGRELTLEVAATAVTFSGEGFAVRFAAPDPAGTAVVEAVAGLAEIDLTHAFVMDSLRRALLAGARVNYLNSLLEVAP, encoded by the coding sequence ATGGCCGAGCTCACCCCCTATCCGTTCGGCGCGCTAGCAGCGCGGATGTTCCGCGAGCTCGAGCGCCAGCAGGCGATCTTCGATCTGCCGGCGAAGCGCTTCTACGCCGGCGACGCCCGGCACGACTTCTCGGTAACCTTGCACGGCCGGCGCCTCGCCTCGCCGCTCGGGCCGGCCGCCGGGCCACACACGCAGATGGCGCAGAACCTGGTGCTCGGCTGGCTCGCCGGGGCGCGCGTCTTCGAGCTGAAGACGGTGCAGGTGCGCGACGACCTGGCCATCGCCCGCCCCTGCATCGACATGCGGACCGTCGGCTTCAACTCCGAATGGTCTCAGGAGTTGCGCCTCGCCCAGTCGCTCGAGGAGTACGTCAAGGGGGCGATGCTGATCGAGCTGCTGCGCGCGAGCGGCCGCGTGCCGCTCGCCGGAGGGTTCGCCGAACCGCCGGTGTTCGACCTGAGCCTCGGCTACGACCTGGCCGGCGTGCGCAGCGAGCCGATGCGCGCCTTCGTCGGCGCCCTGCGCGACGCGTCGCCGGTCGTCGAGCGGCTGCGCCGGGAGATTCCCTCCGAGCTCGGCGCGCTGCGCGACCTCGACTTCCCGGCGGATCTGACCGGCACCGTGACGCTCAGCACCTTCCACGGCTGCCCGCCGGAGGAGATCGAGCGCATCGCCGAGTTCGTGCTGCGCGAGCTCGGAATGCACTGCGTCGTCAAGCTGAATCCGACGCTGCTCGGCGCGGCGGCGGTCCACGAGCTGCTGCACGACGCGCTCGGTTATGGCGAGCTGCGGGTGCCGGCCGCGGCGTTCACCCGCGATCTGGTCTGGGAACGAGCGGTCGAGATGGTCGGGCGATTGCGCGAGACCGCCGCCGGAGTCGGCCGGGGATTCGGCATCAAGCTCACGAACACCCTGGTCGTCGAGAACTCGACCGGCTTCCTGCCGGAGAGCGAGCGCGAGGTCTATCTCTCGGGTCCGCCGCTGCACGTCCTGGCAATGCACCTGGCACGGCGCTTTCGTCGCCTCTTCGGCGGCGCGCTGCCGATCTCCTTCTCGGCGGGGATCGACGCGGCGAACTATCCCGATGCCGCGGCGCTCGGGCTGGTGCCGGTGACGGTCTGCACCGACCTGCTGAAGAAGGGCGGCTACGGGCGCTTGCCGGCCTATCACGCGCGGCTGGCGGCGCGCTTCGACGACGTCGGCGCGGAGGACCTCGAGACGTTCGCGGTCCGTGCGTTCGGTCAGGGCGTCGCGGCGCTCGATCGATGCGGCCTCGCGCCCGACGATCCCGCCGGAGAGCGCTGCCGTCGGGCGGTCGTCGAAGGCGGCGACCTGCGCGGTGTCGCCGGCCCCGATCTCTTCAGGCGCTGGCTCGAGTCGGCGTGGGTGACCAACACCGAGGCCTACGTCGAGCGGGTCACCGCCGACTCCCGCTACGCGAGCGCTCGCCACGCCAAGGGACCGGCGAAGATCGGCCGCCACCTGCAGCTCTTCGACTGCGTCAGCTGCGACCTCTGCGTGCCGGTGTGCCCGAACGACGCGAACTTCGTCTATGGTGGCGGGCCGGAGGAGATCCCCGTCCTGCGCCTGGTGCGGCAGGGGAGCGGCTGGCTCGCCGTCGCCGGCGAGCCGCTGCGGCTCACCGAGCGCCACCAGATCGGCAACTTCGCCGACTTCTGCAACGACTGCGGCAACTGCGACGTCTTCTGCCCCGAGGACGGCGGCCCCTATCGGGTCAAGCCGCGGTTCTTCGCCAGCGAGCTCGCCTACACCGCCGACGCGCCGCGCGACGGCTTCCTGCTCGACCGGCGAGCCGGCAGCGAGCGTGTGCGCGGTCGCTTCGACGGGCGGGAGCTGACCCTCGAGGTCGCCGCCACCGCGGTGACCTTCTCCGGCGAGGGGTTCGCCGTGCGATTCGCGGCGCCGGACCCCGCTGGAACCGCGGTCGTCGAGGCGGTCGCCGGGCTCGCCGAGATCGATCTGACCCACGCCTTCGTCATGGATTCGCTGCGCCGGGCGTTGCTCGCCGGAGCACGTGTCAACTACCTCAACTCCCTCCTGGAGGTTGCCCCTTGA
- a CDS encoding pyridoxal-phosphate dependent enzyme has translation MLPSSRLVCAGCGRPADPTDPAPFRCAGEHPGDEIDHVLRRELGPVASAARDAARTLFADPEPNPFLRYRQLLHSDATAIAAGSSDAERIATIRALDAAVAEVDGRGFRATPMRSHPALADALGLGPPGEAWVKDETVNVSGSHKARHFFGLQLWLSTHQNGDRHQSPRDSSDRGIHAFDRDKGCLSPAEAPLAVASCGNAALAAAVVARAVGRRLAVFIPPDASPAVVERLRSLGADLAVCPRRAGESGDPCYLRYREAVAAGAVPFSCQGNENALVIEGGKTLAWEMVSDLLHDGRSLDHLVIQVGGGALASASSQALLEAHALGVLPRLPRLHTVQTVAAHPLERAYERVVARLIASPGVGEAAPAGPLARATWIRDCLPATAIADVLHYAATHRGSFMRPWESTPASVAHGILDDETYDWLAVLDGMLRTGGVPVLADEATLVEANRLAGRATGIAADETGTSGLAGALTLAHTGAFAPGERVALLFTGVRR, from the coding sequence ATGCTCCCCTCGTCGCGCCTCGTCTGCGCGGGCTGCGGCCGCCCGGCCGATCCGACCGATCCGGCACCGTTCCGCTGCGCCGGTGAGCATCCCGGCGACGAGATCGACCACGTGCTGCGGCGCGAGCTCGGGCCGGTCGCCTCCGCCGCCCGCGATGCGGCACGCACCCTCTTCGCCGATCCCGAGCCGAACCCGTTCCTGCGCTACCGCCAGCTCCTGCACAGCGACGCGACGGCGATCGCCGCCGGCTCGAGCGACGCGGAAAGGATCGCGACGATCCGTGCTCTCGACGCCGCGGTCGCCGAGGTCGACGGACGCGGGTTCCGCGCCACGCCGATGCGCTCCCATCCGGCGCTTGCCGACGCGCTCGGCCTCGGTCCACCGGGCGAGGCCTGGGTGAAGGACGAGACCGTCAACGTCTCGGGCTCGCACAAGGCCCGCCACTTCTTCGGCCTCCAGCTCTGGCTTTCGACCCACCAGAATGGGGACAGGCACCAATCTCCCAGAGACTCTTCGGACCGTGGAATCCATGCCTTCGACCGCGACAAAGGGTGCCTGTCCCCCGCGGAGGCACCCCTGGCGGTGGCGAGTTGCGGCAATGCGGCCCTGGCCGCGGCGGTCGTTGCCCGGGCCGTCGGTCGGCGGCTCGCGGTCTTCATTCCGCCGGATGCCTCGCCGGCCGTGGTCGAACGGCTGCGGTCGCTGGGCGCCGACCTGGCGGTCTGTCCCCGCCGAGCCGGGGAGTCGGGCGACCCCTGCTATCTGCGCTATCGCGAGGCGGTGGCGGCCGGGGCGGTCCCGTTCTCCTGCCAGGGCAACGAGAACGCGCTGGTGATCGAAGGCGGCAAGACGCTCGCCTGGGAGATGGTCTCGGATCTGCTGCACGACGGCCGCTCGCTCGACCATCTGGTCATCCAGGTCGGCGGCGGCGCGCTCGCCAGCGCCAGCTCGCAGGCGCTCCTCGAAGCCCACGCGCTCGGCGTTCTCCCCCGGCTGCCCCGCCTCCACACGGTGCAGACGGTCGCGGCGCACCCGCTCGAGCGCGCCTACGAACGAGTCGTCGCACGGCTGATCGCTTCACCGGGCGTCGGCGAAGCGGCTCCCGCCGGGCCGCTGGCGCGAGCCACCTGGATCCGCGACTGTCTCCCTGCCACGGCGATCGCCGACGTGCTCCACTACGCCGCCACCCACCGCGGGTCGTTCATGCGTCCGTGGGAGTCGACACCGGCGAGCGTCGCCCACGGCATTCTCGACGACGAAACCTACGACTGGCTGGCGGTGCTCGACGGGATGCTGCGCACCGGCGGCGTCCCGGTGCTCGCCGACGAAGCGACGCTCGTCGAGGCGAACCGCCTCGCCGGCCGCGCGACCGGCATCGCCGCCGACGAGACCGGCACCTCCGGCCTCGCCGGTGCGCTCACTCTCGCTCACACCGGCGCCTTCGCCCCGGGCGAGCGCGTCGCGCTGCTCTTCACCGGCGTGCGTCGCTGA
- the xdh gene encoding selenium-dependent xanthine dehydrogenase: MPSIDFTLNGQPRHLDIRAGESLLETLRERCDLTSLKDGCRPQGQCGCCLAIVDGLPKTTCAIPAERVAGKSVVTLEGIPAREREIIATSFQTATGLQCGFCIPGLAMRAKALLDREPSPSREAIVRALDGHLCRCTGYVKIVEAIELMAGAWRGGPLPVPGDDGRVGASLARVEGAAMALGDRPYVADLKRPGMLHGALVLSPHARARVLAIDTQAARELPGVAVVATADDVPGDRWVGLIEKDWPVFVAVGEEVRYVGDILAAVAAEDEATARAAAALVRVDYEPLPPVLDPEEALAEGAPQVNPAYPNLLSQTVVRRGDAAAALAASAHVVSGTWRTQRIEHLFLEPEAALAEPLPDGRLHLATQGQGIFDDRRQVAAVLGIPESRLHVELVPNGGAFGGKEDMSVQAQTALLALLAARPVRLVLNRQESIRIHPKRHPLTMHYEAGCDAEGRLTAVRARIVGDTGCYASVGAKVLERAAGHACGAYKVPHVDVEARAVATHNPPCGAMRGFGANQAHFAMEGCLDLLADQAGLDGWEIRWRNAVAVGDAVTTGQVLEKSVGVKQTLLAVKERYFEARAAGRAVGIACGIKNSGIGNGAKEWGKARLVVEADGTISLYNGYTEMGQGLLTVLVQCAVEITGLPARCFRPKVDTTFELGSGQTTGSRATLFGGRAVVEAALRLKADLDAGRSLAELTGKVYVGEVLIDDTRPPGPHGEPGKTHTAYGFATQLCILDADGRVAEMVAAHDVGRAINPKLCEGQIEGSVSMGLGYALTEELPCPDGMPATFSLRELGALRAKHMPKVTVILVEDPEPEGPFGAKGVGEIGLVPTAPAVAGALAAFDGIRRMTLPMKDSPAARALGGIGRIRRSGGDAS, translated from the coding sequence ATGCCGTCGATCGACTTCACCCTGAACGGGCAGCCGCGCCACCTCGATATTCGTGCCGGGGAGAGCCTGCTCGAGACGCTTCGCGAACGCTGCGACCTCACCTCGCTCAAGGACGGCTGCCGCCCCCAGGGGCAGTGCGGCTGCTGCCTGGCGATCGTCGACGGTCTGCCGAAGACCACCTGCGCCATCCCCGCCGAACGCGTCGCCGGCAAGTCGGTGGTGACGCTCGAAGGGATCCCGGCACGGGAGCGCGAGATCATCGCCACGAGCTTCCAGACCGCCACCGGGCTGCAGTGCGGCTTCTGCATCCCCGGTCTGGCGATGCGCGCCAAGGCGCTGCTCGACCGCGAGCCGAGCCCTAGTCGCGAAGCGATCGTCCGCGCCCTCGACGGCCACCTCTGCCGCTGCACCGGCTACGTCAAGATCGTCGAGGCGATCGAGCTGATGGCCGGAGCCTGGCGCGGCGGGCCGCTCCCCGTTCCGGGCGACGACGGCCGCGTCGGCGCCTCGCTCGCCCGTGTCGAGGGCGCCGCGATGGCGCTCGGCGATCGCCCGTACGTCGCCGACCTCAAGCGGCCGGGGATGCTGCACGGCGCGCTGGTGCTCTCGCCGCATGCCCGCGCTCGCGTGCTGGCGATCGACACGCAGGCGGCGCGCGAGCTGCCCGGTGTGGCCGTCGTCGCCACCGCCGACGACGTGCCGGGCGACCGCTGGGTCGGCCTGATCGAGAAAGACTGGCCGGTCTTCGTCGCCGTCGGCGAGGAGGTGCGCTACGTCGGCGACATTCTGGCGGCGGTCGCCGCCGAGGACGAGGCGACGGCGCGTGCGGCCGCGGCGCTGGTCCGCGTCGACTACGAGCCGCTGCCCCCGGTGCTCGATCCCGAGGAGGCGCTCGCCGAGGGTGCGCCCCAGGTCAACCCGGCCTACCCGAACCTGCTCTCGCAGACCGTCGTGCGCCGGGGCGACGCGGCGGCGGCGTTGGCGGCGAGCGCCCACGTCGTCTCCGGCACCTGGCGCACGCAGCGCATCGAGCATCTCTTCCTCGAGCCCGAGGCCGCCCTCGCCGAGCCGCTGCCGGACGGACGACTCCATCTCGCGACCCAGGGGCAGGGAATCTTCGACGACCGCCGGCAGGTGGCCGCCGTGCTCGGCATCCCGGAATCGCGGCTGCACGTCGAGCTGGTGCCCAACGGCGGCGCCTTCGGCGGCAAGGAGGACATGTCGGTCCAGGCGCAGACCGCTCTGCTCGCCCTTCTTGCCGCCCGCCCGGTCCGGCTGGTGCTCAATCGTCAGGAGTCGATCCGCATCCACCCGAAGCGTCATCCGCTCACCATGCACTACGAAGCCGGTTGTGACGCCGAAGGACGGCTCACCGCGGTGCGGGCGCGCATCGTCGGCGACACCGGTTGCTACGCCTCAGTGGGCGCCAAGGTCCTCGAACGCGCCGCCGGCCACGCCTGCGGCGCCTACAAGGTGCCGCACGTCGACGTCGAGGCGCGCGCCGTCGCCACCCACAACCCGCCCTGCGGCGCGATGCGCGGCTTCGGCGCCAACCAGGCGCACTTCGCGATGGAGGGTTGCCTCGACCTGCTGGCCGACCAGGCCGGCCTCGACGGCTGGGAGATCCGCTGGCGCAACGCCGTCGCCGTGGGCGACGCGGTGACCACCGGTCAGGTGCTCGAGAAGTCGGTCGGCGTCAAGCAGACGCTGCTCGCCGTCAAGGAGCGCTACTTCGAGGCCCGCGCCGCCGGTCGTGCGGTGGGCATCGCCTGCGGCATCAAGAACTCGGGGATCGGCAACGGTGCCAAGGAGTGGGGCAAGGCTCGCCTGGTGGTCGAGGCCGACGGCACGATCTCGCTCTACAACGGCTACACCGAGATGGGTCAAGGGCTGCTGACCGTGCTCGTGCAATGCGCCGTCGAGATCACCGGACTTCCGGCGCGATGCTTCCGGCCGAAGGTCGACACGACCTTCGAGCTCGGCAGCGGCCAGACCACCGGCTCCCGCGCCACGCTCTTCGGCGGCCGCGCGGTGGTCGAGGCCGCGCTCCGGCTCAAGGCCGATCTCGACGCCGGGCGATCGCTCGCCGAGCTCACCGGCAAGGTCTACGTCGGCGAGGTGCTGATCGACGACACGCGCCCGCCCGGGCCGCACGGCGAGCCCGGCAAGACCCACACCGCCTACGGCTTCGCGACCCAGCTCTGCATCCTCGACGCCGACGGGCGTGTCGCCGAGATGGTCGCCGCGCACGACGTCGGCCGCGCCATCAACCCGAAGCTCTGCGAAGGACAGATCGAAGGGTCCGTCTCGATGGGACTCGGCTACGCGCTCACCGAAGAGCTCCCCTGCCCCGACGGCATGCCGGCGACCTTCAGCCTGCGCGAGCTCGGCGCCTTGCGCGCCAAGCACATGCCGAAGGTCACGGTGATCCTCGTCGAGGACCCCGAGCCCGAGGGGCCGTTCGGCGCCAAGGGTGTGGGAGAGATCGGTCTCGTCCCGACCGCTCCCGCGGTGGCCGGAGCGCTCGCGGCCTTCGACGGCATCCGCCGGATGACGCTGCCGATGAAAGACTCGCCGGCGGCGCGTGCGCTCGGCGGCATCGGCCGGATCCGCCGATCGGGCGGCGACGCCTCGTGA
- a CDS encoding M20/M25/M40 family metallo-hydrolase, whose translation MTDSLSAAIVRRARELSPFAEAILKEAIRIPADYVDRTIEQGGDPRCGLSNHEGPRLEYLRRMILEHGAVDGPDDVGFDDFGNLWWQVEDRDDGVPAAEKRVIWYDGHTDTVQALRPRWREASAGGLDPYDGLVDAGKLDPALLKRELGYLPPEEEWHHLLWGRGSADQLGGVVCEIVAAKILRELRPQGALAGTIVRFYGTVAEEDNDGGGPMWVMRHALPGAPPERVPDVVILTEGTGCSSGGALGIYRGQRGRMQIEVVVTGKSCHGSMPHEGRNPLEYGGAILAEAAEAYRRGDGFISDPFLGAGSRTASDARLETPSDCAVPERFTFRFDRRLTAGEDPEQARADIERLASVARAREAGLTVEVRIPTYDQPSWRGVVPGNPQIYPGWLTPETHPAIGAAVATYRGVVTPQVESDGTGGARRREPRVSRWVFSTDGVGVPVPREGSGIDVPESKRWIAAGVFHHPAMFGIGPGIEHNTHKIGECVDTREIAPVIAFYARFPSVYRSES comes from the coding sequence ATGACCGATTCCCTGAGCGCGGCGATCGTTCGCCGCGCACGTGAGCTTTCCCCATTCGCGGAGGCCATCCTCAAGGAGGCGATCCGCATCCCCGCCGACTACGTCGACCGCACGATCGAGCAGGGCGGCGATCCGCGCTGCGGTCTCTCCAACCACGAGGGGCCGCGCCTCGAGTACCTCCGGCGGATGATCCTCGAGCACGGCGCCGTCGACGGTCCCGACGACGTCGGCTTCGACGACTTCGGCAACCTCTGGTGGCAGGTCGAGGACCGCGACGACGGCGTGCCGGCGGCCGAGAAGCGGGTCATCTGGTACGACGGTCACACCGACACCGTGCAGGCGCTGCGCCCGCGCTGGCGCGAAGCGAGCGCCGGCGGGCTTGACCCGTACGACGGCCTCGTCGATGCCGGCAAGCTCGATCCCGCGCTGCTCAAGCGCGAGCTCGGCTACCTGCCGCCCGAGGAGGAGTGGCACCACCTGCTCTGGGGGCGCGGCTCGGCCGACCAACTCGGCGGCGTGGTCTGCGAAATCGTCGCCGCCAAGATCCTGCGCGAGCTGCGTCCCCAGGGAGCGCTCGCCGGCACGATCGTGCGCTTCTACGGCACGGTCGCCGAGGAGGACAACGACGGCGGCGGACCGATGTGGGTGATGCGGCACGCGCTTCCGGGTGCGCCTCCCGAGCGGGTCCCGGACGTGGTCATCCTCACCGAGGGGACAGGCTGTTCGTCCGGCGGCGCGCTCGGCATCTACCGCGGGCAGCGCGGGCGGATGCAGATCGAGGTCGTGGTGACCGGCAAGAGCTGCCACGGCTCGATGCCGCACGAGGGGAGGAATCCGCTCGAGTACGGCGGCGCCATCCTCGCCGAGGCGGCCGAGGCGTACCGGCGCGGCGACGGCTTCATCAGCGACCCCTTCCTCGGCGCCGGCAGCCGCACGGCGAGCGACGCGCGACTCGAGACGCCGAGCGACTGTGCGGTGCCGGAGCGCTTCACCTTCCGTTTCGACCGGCGCCTCACCGCGGGTGAGGACCCCGAGCAGGCGCGCGCCGATATCGAACGGCTGGCCTCGGTCGCTCGCGCCCGCGAGGCCGGGCTCACCGTCGAGGTGCGCATCCCCACCTACGACCAGCCGAGTTGGCGCGGCGTGGTCCCCGGCAACCCGCAGATCTACCCGGGCTGGCTCACTCCCGAGACGCACCCGGCGATCGGCGCGGCGGTCGCGACCTATCGCGGCGTGGTGACGCCGCAGGTCGAGAGCGACGGCACCGGCGGGGCACGGCGGCGCGAGCCGCGGGTCTCGCGCTGGGTCTTCTCGACCGACGGCGTCGGCGTCCCGGTGCCGCGCGAAGGCTCGGGGATCGACGTGCCGGAGAGCAAGCGCTGGATCGCGGCGGGTGTCTTCCACCACCCGGCGATGTTCGGCATCGGCCCCGGCATCGAGCACAACACCCACAAGATCGGCGAGTGCGTCGACACGCGCGAGATCGCGCCGGTCATCGCCTTCTACGCGCGCTTCCCGAGCGTCTACCGCTCCGAAAGCTGA